One Skermanella pratensis genomic window, GTTCAGCTTCTTGATCTCGTCCTTCAGGGCGTCGATGTCGCTCATGCCCGGATGCTCCTTCAGAGGTCGGCCACGCTTCAGAGGTCGGCGACGTCGCGATGCTTCTCGATCAGCGCCACGGCCTCGTCCACCAGCTTCGCGCCGTCCTGCGCGACCGCCTCGATCGAGGGGAAGCCGAAGCGATGGACATCGCGGATATGCTTGCTCAGCACCACCAGCCGGCCGGTCAGCAGGACCATGCGGCCGAAGCCCTCGTGACTCATCTTCATGATCGGCGTCGCCATAAGGCGGGTCCGCTTCTCGATGGTCAGGCCGATCGCCTTGTAGAACTGCTCGACCCGGGTGATGGTGTCGGGGTCGGGATCGCCGATGATCGGGATCAGCCGGCGCTCTTCCTTGGTCAGGACGAAGGGCCGCAGCAGGACGTCGTCGCTCTTGCCTTCCCAGGCGCCGTAGGTGTCCTCGGCGCGGATCAGCGAAACCAGGGTCTTCAGGAACTCCTGGTCGACCACCGGGGCTTCGATCGTTTCGGACATGCTCTTCTCACTCCTCGTCGAAATTGCGGGCGACTTCGGCGCCCTTGTTCAGGGCCTTGCGCAGCCACGGCGGGGGCGACCCGTTCAGCGTCACCACCAGCTTCTCGCACAGGTCGGTGATCGCCTCGGGCTGCTCGACCTTCACCGGATGGATCTTCTTCGCGACGATCCGCGCCGCGGCGGAGGCCCCGATGGCGGCCAGGTAGACGATGGCGCAGTCCTCGATCGCGGCGATCTTGGGGACTAGCTTGTCC contains:
- a CDS encoding NifX-associated nitrogen fixation protein — encoded protein: MSETIEAPVVDQEFLKTLVSLIRAEDTYGAWEGKSDDVLLRPFVLTKEERRLIPIIGDPDPDTITRVEQFYKAIGLTIEKRTRLMATPIMKMSHEGFGRMVLLTGRLVVLSKHIRDVHRFGFPSIEAVAQDGAKLVDEAVALIEKHRDVADL